A stretch of Rhizobium sp. TH2 DNA encodes these proteins:
- a CDS encoding Gfo/Idh/MocA family protein — MAIEGTTASFEPRIKLGMVGGGSGAFIGAVHRIAARIDDHYELVAGALSSTPEKSRQSGTELGLHPSRIYDDFKSMAIREAKLKDGIEAVSIVTPNHMHYPAAKEFLRRGIHVICDKPLTSNLADAKKLLKIAEESDALFVLTHNYTGYPMVRQARAMVASGELGEIRLVQMEYPQDWLAEPIEQTGQKQAEWRTDPARTGVGGSTGDIGTHAYNLGCFMSGLDLEELAADVHTFVKGRRVDDNAHVMMRFAGGARGLLWCSQVATGHENGLKVRVYGTKGGLEWVQADPNYLWFTPLGKQRQLITRNGAGAGPEAGRVSRVPSGHPEGYLEGFATIYSEAAKAIIAKRKGRPVDKDVLYPTVQDGVKGVAFVEACIASSKRNGAWVKV, encoded by the coding sequence ATGGCAATTGAAGGTACAACGGCTTCGTTCGAGCCCCGCATCAAGCTCGGCATGGTGGGCGGTGGCTCGGGGGCGTTCATCGGCGCTGTGCATCGCATCGCGGCTCGCATCGACGATCATTACGAACTCGTCGCCGGCGCGCTGTCGTCGACGCCGGAGAAATCGCGCCAGTCGGGCACTGAGCTCGGCCTGCATCCCTCGCGCATCTATGATGACTTCAAGTCGATGGCGATCCGCGAAGCCAAGCTCAAGGACGGCATCGAGGCAGTGTCGATCGTCACGCCGAACCACATGCACTATCCGGCCGCCAAGGAATTCCTCCGCCGCGGCATCCATGTGATCTGCGACAAGCCGCTGACATCCAACCTCGCCGATGCCAAGAAGCTCTTGAAGATTGCCGAGGAATCCGACGCACTCTTCGTGCTGACGCATAACTACACCGGCTATCCGATGGTCCGGCAGGCACGCGCCATGGTCGCATCTGGCGAACTCGGCGAAATCCGGCTGGTGCAGATGGAATATCCGCAGGATTGGCTCGCCGAGCCGATTGAGCAGACCGGCCAGAAACAAGCCGAGTGGCGGACGGATCCGGCCAGGACGGGCGTTGGCGGCTCGACCGGCGATATCGGCACCCATGCCTATAATCTCGGTTGCTTCATGTCGGGTCTCGACCTCGAGGAACTCGCAGCCGACGTGCATACCTTCGTCAAGGGCCGGCGGGTCGATGACAACGCGCATGTGATGATGCGCTTTGCCGGCGGCGCCAGGGGTCTTCTCTGGTGCAGCCAGGTGGCGACCGGTCACGAGAATGGCCTCAAGGTCCGCGTTTATGGCACTAAGGGTGGTCTTGAATGGGTGCAGGCCGATCCGAACTACCTGTGGTTCACGCCCCTCGGCAAGCAGCGCCAGCTGATCACCCGCAACGGCGCCGGCGCCGGTCCGGAAGCGGGCCGCGTCAGCCGTGTTCCCTCCGGGCACCCGGAAGGCTATCTCGAGGGCTTTGCGACCATCTACAGCGAAGCCGCCAAGGCCATCATCGCCAAGCGCAAGGGCAGACCCGTCGATAAGGATGTGCTCTACCCGACCGTGCAGGATGGCGTGAAGGGCGTCGCCTTCGTCGAAGCCTGCATCGCGTCCTCCAAGCGCAACGGGGCTTGGGTCAAGGTCTGA